The Vitis riparia cultivar Riparia Gloire de Montpellier isolate 1030 chromosome 3, EGFV_Vit.rip_1.0, whole genome shotgun sequence genome includes a region encoding these proteins:
- the LOC117911488 gene encoding peptidyl-prolyl cis-trans isomerase-like, which produces MTNPRVFFDVSIGGAPAGRIVMELYADTTPRTAENFRALCTGEKGVGRSGKPLHFKGSIFHRVIPSFMCQGGDFTRGDGTGGESIYGAKFEDENFIKKHTGPGILSMANAGPGTNGSQFFICTDKTEWLDGKHVVFGQVVEGMDVVKAVEKVGSGSGRTAKTVKIEDCGQLS; this is translated from the coding sequence ATGACGAACCCTAGGGTCTTCTTCGATGTCTCCATCGGCGGTGCTCCCGCCGGTAGGATTGTGATGGAGTTGTACGCTGACACAACTCCACGAACCGCCGAGAACTTCCGCGCCCTCTGCACCGGCGAGAAAGGCGTCGGCCGGAGCGGCAAGCCTCTGCACTTCAAAGGCTCAATCTTCCACAGAGTGATCCCAAGTTTCATGTGCCAGGGTGGCGACTTCACCAGGGGCGACGGCACCGGCGGCGAGTCCATCTACGGTGCCAAGTTCGAGGACGAGAACTTCATCAAGAAGCACACCGGTCCCGGCATACTGTCGATGGCGAACGCCGGTCCTGGAACAAACGGATCGCAGTTCTTCATATGTACGGATAAGACGGAGTGGCTGGACGGGAAGCACGTGGTGTTCGGACAGGTGGTAGAGGGGATGGATGTGGTGAAGGCCGTTGAGAAGGTAGGCTCAGGCTCCGGAAGGACCGCCAAGACCGTGAAGATCGAGGACTGTGGTCAGCTCTCTTGA